A genomic region of Candidatus Limnocylindrales bacterium contains the following coding sequences:
- a CDS encoding DMT family transporter, with product MGKNLVKKTDETIDPTRDQKIGFKAALLTLFLCLLWGGNGVATKISLQGIPPLALAGFRFGLGFICIALWALWTHTPLRVRSGELYPLTLVGLLFILQISFLNLGLERTLVIYSTTIFSIYPLMIALLAHCFIPGDQLVIRNFLGFVIAFLGIIVLFVGKFHPESRNLWLGNLFTLFSSLCLSILFVYTKKIMRGINPVKLLFWQMVYGVPGFFLLSFFLEKRLDPSLLTSKVIGALLYQGVIVAGFCFIGRNLLLKRYPASKLSAFFFTNPLFGIILSVLILHEPITRQLLVGGSLIACGIYLANSR from the coding sequence ATGGGAAAAAATCTAGTCAAGAAAACAGACGAAACTATCGATCCAACCAGAGACCAGAAAATTGGTTTCAAAGCGGCTTTATTGACCCTTTTCCTTTGTCTGCTGTGGGGTGGCAATGGGGTAGCAACAAAAATCAGTCTTCAAGGAATCCCACCCCTGGCTTTGGCAGGATTTCGTTTCGGTTTGGGATTTATATGTATTGCCTTATGGGCTTTATGGACCCATACCCCCTTACGGGTTCGATCTGGGGAACTCTATCCCCTGACCCTTGTTGGTCTTCTTTTTATCTTACAAATCAGCTTTTTAAATCTGGGTCTTGAGAGAACTCTGGTTATTTACTCGACCACTATTTTTAGTATTTATCCTTTGATGATAGCTTTGCTGGCGCACTGTTTTATTCCCGGAGATCAACTGGTTATTCGAAATTTCCTGGGGTTTGTCATCGCTTTTTTGGGGATTATAGTTCTGTTCGTAGGAAAATTCCATCCGGAGAGCAGGAATTTATGGCTCGGAAATCTTTTTACCTTATTCAGCTCACTCTGTTTGAGTATCCTGTTTGTTTATACGAAAAAGATTATGCGAGGGATTAATCCTGTAAAGCTCCTTTTTTGGCAGATGGTCTATGGGGTTCCCGGTTTTTTCCTGTTAAGTTTCTTCCTGGAAAAGAGGTTAGATCCTTCTCTACTGACCTCCAAAGTCATTGGAGCGCTCTTATATCAGGGGGTCATAGTGGCAGGATTCTGTTTTATAGGTCGAAATCTTTTATTAAAACGTTATCCGGCCAGCAAACTCTCTGCTTTTTTCTTTACCAACCCTCTTTTTGGAATTATTTTAAGTGTTTTAATTTTGCATGAACCCATCACCCGGCAGCTTCTGGTGGGAGGTAGTTTAATAGCCTGTGGGATTTATCTGGCAAACTCCAGGTAA